tgcaatgctcaggagttatacaCTTGACAGCAGTGTGCGGGAAACCACATTGTGGCCAGGCCAGCAGTCACAACGTGGGGCGGTGCTAGGGAGCAAATGCAGCAGCTtcgtgcatgcaaagcaggctctCTGCCACTAAGTGGCACTCCCAGACCTTGGTGTCTATTTCTTAATATCAGTTTAATTGCTGTGTAATGAATGGCCTGATTTGGGATCCAAATTCACCTGCTCCAGAGCTTAAGCTCTTAGTGAATGAGGACTCTTAATCAAGCTCTGCTTCAAAATGATCATATGTTAAGGTTAAGAGGACAGGAGGGAGAGATGACATCTGGGAATATCAGAGAAATGCAGTTTGAActtgactctgggctctgcataGGACATCTGAGCATCTGAGGAATGAGTGTGGGCTAATGCTGAAAAGTGACTTTGGACCATCTCTTGGTGACTTAGCACAGACTCTAGGGTGTGAACTTGGCCTAACAGGAAAAAGGAAGATCCTGAAACTATAAGGCAGATGAAAGACTTGCCATGGTGTGGTTTTACAAAGATGTTCCCAGTCTCATAGTGGGTCACCTGCAAAGGAAGCCTGACATTACTAAATTGACTATATGTCCAGGTAAAAACTAAGCAGAACTGTCAATTCCAGCAGCAACATTGGGACAGTAGGTTGGGAGAGCAAGAGAAGTTCCAggatggggttgggggcggggctaggggtggggagtgagaggAGTAAGTGGGGATAGGAAAGACTCTGTGGCTAAGGCAGGAGTGAAGACAAGGCTAGAAAGCCAGGATGACAGAAGATTTGCATTTGAGTGATTAGAACATTTCCTATAAATTGCTTAAATTGCATGAATatgtaacaattaaaaataagctcacaggagccagagagatagtacagcaggtaggtcacttaccttgcgcacggccaacccagggttcaatccccaccattcCATATGATCTTCTTAGCCCCagcaggagtgtttcctgagtgcagagccaggagtagcccctgagcactgctgggtatgccccaaaatcattaaaaataaaaattaagctcACAGTGTAAGAGAAATCATCATAtagtatttgatatatttttgttgtcCATCAGTTGTTGAGGATGTTTTCTAACTACTCTATGAATCAATCTTCTTAGGAATATATTAAAAAACAGTGCACAGTCTCTATATTAAATGCCTTTAAActaccccctcccctctcctcccattAGCCTGTGTAAGAAATGTGACAGCTTCTGATCTGTTTGTGTCCCTAGTGGTCTGTTTATTTTGGTTCTCAAAGGAGTTGAATTTATCTAACTCCCCAGCTCATCCTTACTATCTGTAGTCCACGTAAAACTCCTCTTTGGGTTTGGTTTTAAACTCTTTagtaaataaaagagtaaatttcTAAGTGATGTAAGTGGAAGcacaatgaaaaagaaactgaatatTTGCTACCTCTTTTGTTTGATActcattttcctttaaattagATAGAAATATCTATCATGGGGAAGGTATTGCTCTTGGTTTAGAATAGTGACCATGATCATTTAATGATAACTGTTAATAGAAGGGAAACAAAAACATTATATAACTTGTCCTGGAGGTCTTGGGCTCTATGGATCCTCTATACAAGATAGACCTTCATCATCCATCTAAACACACTATCTTCTTTCATGGCTAAaatccacacccctcccccaccatcccctgGGGTACTTGACTACAGTGACTGAGTATTGTTCTTTTTCatgtcacacctagtggtactcaggagactcctgatggggggagagtggggagaagaCTGACCATTGAACTCAGGTCACATGTGCAGGGCACATGCTCTATATACTCTACTATGGCTCAGTCCCTAGCAGCTGAGTCTCTGTGATTGTATCACTTCTTGACATCTGCTTTGTGAGCTTCATGAAGAATGAAGCTCTGCCAGGTCTACACACCAGAAAGACCCCATCTGTGATCTATTGGCAATGTCATCTAAATAAATGTGCACTACTCATGTTGTCTAAATCTCTGAAAACACCTTGTCTTCTTTGTATTCCTTTATAGGAAGTTCAGAAAAAAGTGTCTCTTTTCAGTCTGCAAATGGACATGAGTGGATTGATCCCAGGCCTGGTGTCTACGTTCATACTTCTGTCTTACAGTGATCACCAAGGACGAAAGTTTCCTATGATTTTGTCTTCTGTTGGTGCTCTTGCAACCAGTATTTGGCTCTGTTTGCTTTCCTATTTTGCCTTTCCATTTCAGCTTTTGATAGCATCTACCTTTATTGCTGCATTTTGTGGCAATTCCACCACATTTTTGGGAGCTTGTTTTGCCTACATAGTTGACCAATGTaaagaacagaaacagaaaactatTCGAATAGCAATAACTGACTTTATACTTGGACTTGTTACTGGATTAACAGGACTGTCTTCCGGCTATTTTATTAGAGAACTAGGCTTTGTGTggtcatttttaattattacaatGGTTCTTACTGTCAACTTAGTTTATATTGTATTTTTCCTTGATGACTCAAAGACAGAGACTTCATCTCAGAGTGGGTCCAGATCATGCAGTGAGGCCTTAAAAAACCTGTTTTCCCAAACttacctgctttttaaaaatgcttctgGGAAGCAGAGATCTTTGCTTGGTTTGTTACTTTTTACAATGATGAGTTATTTTTTCGTGATAATAGGCACTTCCCCCATTTTTATCCTGTATGAATTAGATTCACCACTCTGCTGGAACGAAGTTTTTATAGGTTATGGATCAGCTTTGGGTAGTATCTCTTTTTTGAGCAGTTTCTTGGGAATATGGGTTTTCTCTTACTTTATGGAAGATATTCACATGGCCTTCATTGGAATTTTGACCACCATGGTGGGAATGGCTATGACAGCCTTTGCCAGAACAACACTGATGATGTTTTTAGGTGAGTTGCTAATGGAGTACTTGATGCATATGTGAAATGTGTGTTTGATGTTTGTAGAAGATGAATTTAGTCTGTTGAGAAATTTTAATAGGAAACCTTCCATGTAACccattttagatttttaatttaataatttttaaaagtatagcaTTCTAGTTTAATTAAAGTTGTTTGATAAAAGTTAGCCTGCCAGAAGCTAGAAGctaaatgtttaagaaaaaaataattcaccaGATAACCCTGATTTTACAAATTTGTATATTTACCAAAACCTTATTTTGAGGAAtattctttttgtaaaaaaatctttaatatagTTGTCAccaaactaaatattttttaaaatgcttcttgAGGACCTGGAGAGTTACCAGCTCAGTTACCTGCTTCAGATTGAACTGGAatccccagttcaacccctgctTCCTGTGCTTCcctccaagaaacaaaaacaaaaacaaatgatataaaaatgcTAAGACACTTTCAAAAAATCTTAAGACAATTGTATATGATATACTTAAAAGATCTGTAAGAAAAgacattgtggggctggagtgatagcacagcaggtagggcatttgccttgcacgcggccaacccgggttcaaatcacagcatcctatatggtcccctgagcaccatcaggagtaattcctgagtgcagagccaggagtaacccctgtgcatcaccgggtgtgacccaaaaatttttttaaaaaaagtcattgaaTATATTCAAGAAGAAAAATTCTTTGACAAGGTTTTCCAAATTGGTCCTTCTGCAATTGATCACCCCAATAAGTGGTTTTTGATGAATCACTTTTTGCAAATTGGACTGCATTCTTACCTACTGAGCTCATAAGTGGTTTTTGTACGACTGAAGGGAGATACTGCATCTAATAGAGCTGTTGGATCTGTGATTTGGAATTTTGGGGAAATTTAATCATTCTCTACAAAGCGAGTATTGACCTCATGCTACCTTGCAGAGACCAACCAGGATTGGACTTAATTTTTATCTATAGTACTAGTTAATCTAATCCAAGTTACTTACacctcattttaattaattaactcattaattaatttgtttatttatttgcttatttgggtcacacctggcaatgctcaggggtaactcctggctctgcactcaggaattaaacctggtggtgctcaggggaccatatgggatggtgggaatcaaaccccagtcagccgcaggcaaggcaaatgccctacccactgtactatcactccagcccctacacctcATTTTTAATCTGTAAAGTGAGTAGAGTAGTATTCAGaggataatcttttttttctttttaaaattcttttttttattaatagtttatttttaattagtgagtcaacgtgagggtacagttacagatttata
The nucleotide sequence above comes from Sorex araneus isolate mSorAra2 chromosome 1, mSorAra2.pri, whole genome shotgun sequence. Encoded proteins:
- the SLC46A3 gene encoding solute carrier family 46 member 3, coding for MKVVLVEPAICLSAFALTLTSPLTTQYVYRRIWNETSNYSIALESNISQCEKNKSSPIFTFQEEVQKKVSLFSLQMDMSGLIPGLVSTFILLSYSDHQGRKFPMILSSVGALATSIWLCLLSYFAFPFQLLIASTFIAAFCGNSTTFLGACFAYIVDQCKEQKQKTIRIAITDFILGLVTGLTGLSSGYFIRELGFVWSFLIITMVLTVNLVYIVFFLDDSKTETSSQSGSRSCSEALKNLFSQTYLLFKNASGKQRSLLGLLLFTMMSYFFVIIGTSPIFILYELDSPLCWNEVFIGYGSALGSISFLSSFLGIWVFSYFMEDIHMAFIGILTTMVGMAMTAFARTTLMMFLVRLPFLFTIVPLSVLRSMMSKVVRSTEQGTLFACIAFLETLSGATAVTVFNGIYSATVGWYPGFIFLLSAVLLLIPAISLCVVKCSNWNEGSYVVLTQEESNEDTSDR